The following coding sequences are from one Octopus bimaculoides isolate UCB-OBI-ISO-001 chromosome 3, ASM119413v2, whole genome shotgun sequence window:
- the LOC106870149 gene encoding uncharacterized protein LOC106870149 → MAVTPVHVTKEVIKRLSKINLRPVKRIAFTFNPFVGDSTSLRECLFHLNSRKILGTNPKVTMKVDVKSNLCDPVMEINFNDDTITLYKTNNLTSLEIIDNLLQYLNSKDIVEENIVLTKKGKKQH, encoded by the exons ATGGCCGTTACACCAGTTCACGTCACGAAAGAAGTAATAAAACGGTTATCTAAAATAAACCTACGTCCCGTGAAAAGGATTGCATTCACTTTTAATCCATTCGTCGGCGATTCCACTTCGCTGAG GGAATGTTTGTTTCACTTGAACAGTAGAAAAATTCTTGGTACAAATCCCAAGGTGACCATGAAGGTTGATGTGAAATCTAATCTGTGTGATCCAGTCATGGAAATAAACTTCA ATGATGATACTATTACACTTTACAAGACTAACAATTTGACTTCACTTGAGATTATTGATAATCTCCTACAATATTTGAACTCTAAAGACATTGTGGAAGAAAACATTGTTCtcacaaaaaaaggaaagaaacagcaTTGA